From the Thermococcus sp. 18S1 genome, one window contains:
- a CDS encoding SufD family Fe-S cluster assembly protein: MVLPSITREALERLTYQKYGDSPTIKSYTKWKLFEENSPLKLPVEAEAKDVPIKGHVVLSGSGAEFSLPAGVELSEGTLGLSQPEESRILGFHFYALGKAYRLRITGDLVEPLVIVSHLSSKAFISHHISIEAENVKAPIIIYDMAEEGTKSLVVELKARNAELEVLTVGRHSSLSHYLLRASLGEGAKVRAFTVISAGEMSHHREDYSLEGKGSQLILRGMPIAIGRAVDYLTNVLQYGEKTVSETRVHGFSYENGWTVHRGVAKVFESARNSSSGVVSQITIMDEGSLGVSVPMLEVDTGEIESAFHSSAVRQFDEDALFYLRSRGLDSDEAMSLFVHGIGEALSSHLERLRGKARGNVGELIEGLL; the protein is encoded by the coding sequence ATGGTGCTACCTTCAATCACCCGCGAGGCCCTTGAGAGGCTCACCTACCAGAAATACGGCGACAGCCCAACGATTAAGAGCTACACCAAGTGGAAGCTCTTCGAGGAAAACTCCCCGCTCAAACTGCCGGTAGAGGCGGAAGCCAAGGACGTTCCGATAAAGGGGCACGTCGTTTTATCGGGAAGTGGGGCGGAGTTCAGCCTTCCGGCCGGCGTTGAGCTGAGCGAGGGAACGCTGGGCCTTTCCCAGCCCGAAGAGTCGAGAATCCTCGGCTTCCACTTCTACGCCCTCGGGAAAGCGTACAGGCTGAGGATTACCGGGGATCTGGTGGAGCCCCTGGTTATAGTCTCCCACCTCTCAAGCAAAGCCTTCATCAGCCACCACATCAGCATCGAGGCCGAGAACGTTAAAGCTCCAATAATAATCTACGACATGGCTGAAGAGGGGACGAAGTCCCTCGTGGTCGAGCTTAAGGCCAGGAACGCCGAGCTTGAGGTTCTGACCGTTGGAAGGCACTCATCGCTGTCGCACTACCTCCTCAGGGCGAGCCTCGGGGAGGGCGCCAAGGTCAGGGCCTTCACGGTCATAAGCGCCGGGGAGATGAGCCACCACCGTGAGGACTACTCCCTTGAGGGTAAAGGGAGCCAGCTGATACTCAGGGGCATGCCGATAGCCATCGGAAGAGCCGTGGACTACCTCACCAACGTCCTCCAGTACGGAGAAAAAACGGTGAGCGAGACGAGGGTTCACGGGTTCTCCTACGAGAACGGCTGGACGGTTCACAGGGGAGTTGCCAAGGTCTTCGAGAGCGCCAGGAACTCGTCGAGCGGTGTCGTGTCACAGATAACCATAATGGACGAGGGTTCACTCGGCGTCAGCGTGCCGATGCTTGAGGTCGATACGGGAGAAATCGAGTCTGCCTTCCACTCCTCGGCGGTGAGGCAGTTCGACGAGGATGCCCTCTTCTACCTCAGGTCGAGGGGCCTTGACAGTGACGAGGCGATGAGCCTCTTCGTCCACGGCATTGGGGAAGCTCTCAGCAGTCACCTCGAAAGGCTCCGCGGCAAGGCCAGGGGGAACGTCGGGGAGCTCATAGAGGGGCTGCTCTGA
- the arsB gene encoding ACR3 family arsenite efflux transporter: protein MGSKQGLKFFEKYLSLWVILCILLGIAIGKFLPGLPEILSKFTIANVNIPIAILIWAMIYPMMVKVDFSAVRKVHKGQMLKGLIVTWTTNWLIKPFSMFLISSFFIGVLFSSKFGLIEPALAKEYIAGAILLGAAPCTAMVFVWSYLADGDPLYTLVQVATNDIIILFAFAPIVGFLMGLNRVPVPYDTLILSVVLFVVVPLTAGYISRKHILRTKGPEWFESNFLPKLGTVSILGLLLTLILLFSFQGSIILENPIHIALIAVPLTIQTYLIFAIAYGWSWFWKLPHKVAAPASFIGASNFFELAVAVAIALFGLESGAALATVVGVLEEVPIMLSLVWIANRTRHLFKAELEMESSMPIPTDE from the coding sequence ATGGGAAGTAAACAGGGGCTGAAATTCTTCGAAAAATACCTTTCTCTGTGGGTCATTTTGTGCATATTGCTCGGCATAGCGATTGGAAAGTTCCTCCCCGGACTTCCAGAGATCCTTTCAAAGTTCACAATCGCCAACGTCAACATACCGATAGCCATTCTGATATGGGCCATGATATATCCGATGATGGTCAAGGTGGACTTCTCTGCGGTAAGAAAGGTGCATAAGGGACAGATGCTTAAAGGACTCATCGTTACCTGGACGACCAACTGGTTGATAAAGCCATTCAGCATGTTCCTTATAAGCTCGTTCTTTATCGGAGTGCTGTTCTCATCGAAATTCGGTCTTATCGAGCCTGCCCTGGCGAAGGAATACATTGCCGGAGCAATCCTTCTCGGGGCAGCCCCATGCACAGCAATGGTCTTTGTGTGGAGCTACCTCGCGGACGGAGACCCTCTTTACACGCTCGTACAGGTGGCAACGAACGACATTATAATTCTCTTTGCGTTCGCTCCAATAGTGGGCTTTCTCATGGGCCTGAACAGGGTCCCCGTACCCTACGATACGCTCATCCTCTCGGTGGTGCTCTTTGTGGTCGTGCCCCTTACCGCAGGTTACATCTCAAGAAAGCACATTCTTAGAACAAAAGGTCCTGAGTGGTTTGAGAGTAATTTCCTTCCCAAGCTCGGTACCGTCTCAATACTGGGCCTCCTGCTAACGCTGATACTTTTATTCTCCTTCCAGGGCAGCATAATCCTTGAAAACCCCATCCACATAGCCCTTATAGCAGTCCCGCTGACGATCCAGACTTACCTCATCTTCGCCATTGCCTACGGGTGGTCGTGGTTCTGGAAACTCCCCCACAAAGTGGCCGCTCCGGCATCGTTTATAGGGGCAAGCAACTTTTTCGAGCTGGCGGTGGCGGTTGCGATAGCCCTCTTTGGTCTTGAGAGCGGTGCGGCGCTGGCCACCGTTGTTGGAGTCCTCGAAGAGGTACCCATAATGCTGAGCCTTGTCTGGATTGCCAACAGGACAAGACATCTCTTTAAGGCGGAGCTGGAGATGGAAAGCTCCATGCCGATTCCCACAGACGAGTGA
- a CDS encoding heavy-metal-associated domain-containing protein, producing the protein MTEVVLKIPNMSCKHCVMRITKAIESVGAKGEVSLEEKKAVVQFDPGRVRLEEIIKAIERYGYEVEVA; encoded by the coding sequence ATGACCGAAGTCGTGTTGAAGATACCGAACATGAGCTGCAAGCACTGCGTTATGAGGATAACCAAGGCCATAGAGAGCGTTGGTGCGAAGGGTGAAGTCAGCCTTGAGGAAAAGAAGGCCGTTGTCCAGTTCGACCCGGGAAGGGTCCGCCTGGAGGAGATAATCAAGGCCATAGAAAGGTACGGCTACGAAGTGGAGGTGGCCTGA
- a CDS encoding FTR1 family protein: MSVGAFLITFREALEAAIIVAIIIAYLRRTNRANQIKDVWIGTALSVGVSVLLGIGILKFYGGLAEKELFEGIASYLAVIVLTTMIYWMATKGKDIRAEIESKVSRSIAPLALIGFTFIVVFREGLETVLFLTPFMTQNLTGTLLGLVAGLAGALMLAYLIYGVGMRIDLRRFFYYSSILLVFVAAGLAGYGTHELIEWAEEEGYSLGMLAVTAYDLGIPSESIWHHKGAIGSVFAVLFGYSVSMEWGRVLVQFGYLITALYLVLRAYGKGPVLNREKKAAESLS, from the coding sequence ATGAGCGTTGGCGCTTTCCTCATAACCTTCAGAGAGGCCCTTGAGGCGGCCATAATAGTGGCGATAATAATAGCATACCTGAGAAGAACCAACCGGGCGAACCAGATAAAGGACGTCTGGATAGGCACCGCCCTGTCGGTTGGCGTCAGCGTCCTCCTTGGAATCGGCATACTGAAATTCTACGGGGGCTTGGCCGAGAAGGAGCTCTTCGAGGGAATAGCCTCGTATCTGGCCGTGATAGTCCTGACGACCATGATATACTGGATGGCAACCAAGGGAAAGGACATCAGGGCGGAGATAGAGAGCAAGGTGAGCAGATCAATAGCCCCTCTGGCGTTAATAGGCTTCACCTTCATCGTGGTGTTCAGGGAGGGGCTTGAGACGGTTCTCTTCCTCACGCCCTTCATGACCCAGAACCTAACTGGAACGCTCCTCGGCCTCGTCGCTGGATTGGCGGGAGCGCTCATGCTGGCCTACCTGATATACGGGGTTGGAATGCGCATAGACCTGAGGAGGTTCTTTTACTACAGCTCCATCCTGCTGGTGTTTGTGGCGGCCGGCCTTGCAGGCTACGGCACGCACGAGCTGATAGAATGGGCTGAGGAGGAGGGCTATTCCCTCGGGATGCTCGCGGTTACCGCCTACGACCTCGGGATTCCGAGCGAGAGCATCTGGCACCACAAGGGCGCCATCGGCTCGGTCTTCGCGGTACTCTTCGGATACTCCGTGAGCATGGAGTGGGGCAGGGTATTGGTGCAGTTTGGCTACCTCATAACAGCGCTCTACCTCGTGCTCAGGGCGTACGGCAAGGGGCCGGTGCTGAACCGCGAGAAAAAGGCCGCGGAGAGCCTCTCTTAA
- a CDS encoding DUF998 domain-containing protein, whose amino-acid sequence MMKYLKYSGITGGIVYWLFVAWSISRNPWFSFFHNALSDLGAGEASSPWIYNYGLMVTAVFILAFSVYLIISAENKLGTVGGAYISISAIFLALIGVFPGGTRPHGFVSTYFFVQFFLGMLIYGAGSKDRVIRYGSGLLFALAVLGTLISWPSVALIETYEIALIIVFALLVAIRG is encoded by the coding sequence ATGATGAAGTACCTCAAGTACTCCGGAATAACTGGCGGGATAGTGTACTGGCTCTTCGTTGCCTGGAGCATAAGCCGAAACCCGTGGTTCTCGTTCTTCCACAACGCCCTCAGCGACCTCGGTGCGGGAGAGGCTTCTTCTCCATGGATATACAACTACGGACTGATGGTCACCGCGGTGTTTATTCTGGCATTTTCGGTGTACCTGATAATCTCCGCAGAAAACAAGCTCGGGACTGTTGGCGGGGCGTATATCAGCATCTCGGCGATATTCCTTGCGCTCATCGGCGTTTTCCCGGGCGGAACGAGGCCGCATGGCTTCGTCTCGACCTACTTCTTCGTCCAGTTCTTTCTGGGGATGCTCATCTACGGGGCGGGTTCAAAGGATAGAGTTATCCGCTACGGTTCCGGGCTTCTCTTTGCGCTGGCGGTGCTGGGGACTCTCATAAGCTGGCCGTCGGTGGCGCTGATAGAGACCTACGAGATAGCCCTGATAATTGTCTTTGCCCTTCTCGTTGCCATCAGGGGGTGA
- a CDS encoding cytochrome b5-like heme/steroid binding domain-containing protein has translation MKRVTKALIVSGELLIAVSLVLMATGLAMNDPRSIIGSLISYTTARRAHTIASYLFIPLFYVHAAAGIYIALGRFESLRKPGLRKAALTGWTLLTSILVLMAFVPQGNVPSGSGVSAAVVLTLDEVAKHSSETDCWVVIENKVYNVTTLIDQHPGGREAIIKYCGTNATDVFFREHSQNDYELLQAYYIGTIGGTLQNSSSENIKKDEKEDD, from the coding sequence GTGAAGCGCGTAACCAAAGCCCTGATAGTCTCCGGTGAACTGCTGATAGCGGTAAGCCTGGTGCTGATGGCAACGGGGCTGGCGATGAACGACCCGAGGTCGATCATTGGCTCGCTGATAAGCTACACCACCGCCAGAAGAGCCCACACCATAGCGTCGTACCTCTTTATCCCCCTCTTTTACGTTCACGCAGCGGCTGGCATCTACATAGCCCTCGGGAGGTTCGAGAGCCTCAGAAAACCGGGGTTGAGAAAGGCCGCGCTCACCGGCTGGACGCTCCTCACCTCGATCCTTGTCCTGATGGCATTCGTGCCCCAGGGGAACGTTCCAAGCGGCTCAGGAGTATCCGCGGCGGTGGTTCTCACCCTGGATGAAGTGGCAAAGCACAGCAGTGAAACCGACTGCTGGGTGGTGATTGAGAACAAGGTGTACAACGTCACCACCCTTATAGACCAGCATCCGGGCGGTAGGGAGGCGATAATAAAGTACTGCGGCACCAACGCGACGGACGTTTTCTTCCGCGAGCACAGTCAGAACGATTACGAACTGCTGCAGGCTTACTACATAGGCACCATCGGCGGCACACTGCAGAACTCAAGTTCGGAGAACATCAAAAAAGATGAGAAAGAGGACGACTGA
- the iorB gene encoding indolepyruvate ferredoxin oxidoreductase subunit beta — MNVIYCGVGGQGIVLMSNVVGEACARKGIHVVSGELHGLSQRSGSVIVHQRIGEGLSPLIPYGEADVILALEPMEALRYIYFLKPGGTVITNTRLIHHPYETEGFVKGRVKEYVTYDEIIGKIRESGAKLYEIDALKLAEEAGTALAQNVVLVGALSALPEFPIDRETMLEAVRVSVPEKAVEANIRAFELGYETMKALL; from the coding sequence ATGAACGTCATCTACTGCGGTGTCGGGGGACAGGGAATAGTGCTGATGTCCAACGTGGTCGGAGAAGCCTGCGCGCGCAAGGGAATCCACGTCGTCAGCGGCGAACTACACGGGCTCTCCCAGAGGAGCGGTTCGGTGATAGTCCACCAGCGCATAGGTGAGGGTCTCTCACCGCTCATACCCTACGGTGAGGCCGACGTGATTTTGGCCCTTGAGCCCATGGAGGCCCTGAGGTACATCTACTTCCTCAAACCCGGGGGAACTGTCATAACGAACACGCGCCTCATCCACCACCCCTACGAGACGGAGGGCTTTGTGAAGGGCAGGGTCAAGGAGTACGTCACCTACGACGAGATAATCGGCAAGATAAGGGAATCCGGAGCAAAGCTCTATGAGATAGACGCCCTCAAGCTCGCCGAAGAAGCCGGCACTGCCCTGGCGCAGAACGTTGTTCTCGTCGGTGCCCTCAGCGCCCTTCCCGAGTTCCCGATAGACAGGGAAACGATGCTCGAAGCTGTTAGGGTCAGCGTGCCGGAGAAAGCCGTCGAGGCTAACATCAGGGCCTTTGAGCTGGGCTACGAGACAATGAAGGCGCTTCTCTGA
- a CDS encoding indolepyruvate ferredoxin oxidoreductase subunit alpha, translated as MSLKEVLKEEPHMGYMLTNEAIVRAALEADVKVTAFYPGSPQTEILDTFDRVSRYRDDIVVEIAANEKVALETVAGAAFVGLRGFTSMKSVGGNVASDTLYSLAYTGVKAGLVIVIADDPYAHSSQSEQDGRWFGYTAYLPMLEPANPQEAYELVKKAFEISERYGSPVLVRTTTRVNHQSGLVEVGKLERKPFEKLSWKENRRGYATVGSLARKFKAELLEKMARMKDDPELLAINRVEFFDGKELRKVEAGEAKGIGIITSGVPYSYVLESLGKLGGEAYILKLGVLNPMPEGLIGDFIEGLEKVIVVEELSPYIEGFVREIAKDRNPELEIIGKKSGHFLEMLEYNVPIVIKVLAEVLGKELPFDYEGHFKKMWELAKFAPPRMPTFCAGCPHRATFWTLRRAMGRIENYYLANDIGCYSMLALEHIGWTDSLLAMGASLGIAHGVQHSAEERVVAVVGDSTFFHAALPGIVNAIRNNSKMTLIILDNAVTAMTGQQAHPGSPKKVNPYEKRLDIEAVLRGLGVEKIVVVNSFQARKNIGKFREALKYDGFSVIISRGECALYHFREYRRAGGKIVPYFVDKDACERAYNCIRDFGCPAIVIDENDKKAKILAEVCVGCGVCAQLCPHNAIHSTAVLYGGEDKPYVTVEDYRELEKLIGRGGE; from the coding sequence ATGTCCCTGAAGGAAGTTCTGAAAGAGGAACCCCACATGGGGTACATGCTGACGAATGAAGCGATAGTCAGGGCCGCGCTGGAGGCCGATGTGAAGGTGACGGCCTTCTACCCTGGCTCCCCCCAGACGGAGATTCTGGACACGTTTGACAGGGTGTCCCGCTACCGCGACGACATCGTGGTGGAGATCGCTGCGAACGAAAAGGTTGCCCTGGAGACCGTCGCGGGTGCTGCCTTCGTCGGTCTGAGGGGCTTCACCTCCATGAAGAGCGTTGGCGGAAACGTTGCATCAGATACGCTCTACTCGCTCGCGTACACCGGCGTGAAAGCTGGCCTGGTGATCGTCATAGCGGACGACCCCTACGCGCACTCCTCCCAGTCGGAGCAGGACGGCAGGTGGTTCGGCTACACCGCTTACCTGCCCATGCTTGAGCCGGCAAATCCTCAGGAAGCCTACGAGCTCGTCAAGAAAGCCTTCGAGATAAGCGAGAGGTACGGAAGCCCGGTTCTCGTCCGAACCACGACGAGGGTGAACCACCAGAGCGGCCTGGTGGAGGTCGGAAAACTTGAGAGGAAGCCCTTCGAAAAGCTTTCCTGGAAGGAGAACAGGAGGGGCTACGCGACCGTGGGTTCCCTCGCCAGAAAGTTCAAGGCGGAGCTGCTTGAGAAGATGGCAAGGATGAAGGACGACCCCGAGCTCTTGGCCATAAACCGCGTCGAGTTCTTCGATGGAAAAGAGCTCAGGAAGGTTGAGGCCGGAGAAGCGAAGGGGATCGGCATCATAACCTCCGGCGTTCCGTACTCCTACGTTCTTGAGAGCCTTGGGAAGCTCGGTGGAGAAGCATACATCCTCAAGCTCGGCGTCCTGAATCCCATGCCCGAGGGTCTCATCGGCGACTTCATAGAGGGGCTTGAGAAGGTCATCGTCGTCGAGGAGCTCTCGCCCTACATCGAGGGCTTCGTGAGGGAAATCGCCAAGGACAGGAACCCGGAGCTTGAGATCATCGGCAAGAAGAGCGGCCATTTCCTTGAGATGCTGGAGTACAACGTGCCGATAGTCATAAAGGTTCTGGCAGAAGTGCTTGGGAAGGAGCTCCCATTCGATTACGAGGGGCACTTTAAGAAGATGTGGGAGCTCGCCAAGTTCGCCCCGCCTAGGATGCCGACCTTCTGCGCCGGCTGTCCCCACAGGGCCACCTTCTGGACGCTGAGGAGGGCGATGGGCAGGATAGAGAACTACTACCTAGCCAACGACATCGGCTGCTACTCCATGCTGGCTCTGGAGCACATCGGCTGGACGGACTCCCTCCTGGCCATGGGGGCTTCCCTCGGCATAGCCCACGGCGTCCAGCATTCGGCCGAGGAAAGGGTCGTCGCCGTTGTCGGCGATTCAACCTTCTTCCATGCGGCCCTGCCGGGGATAGTCAACGCCATACGCAACAACTCCAAGATGACGCTGATAATCCTCGACAACGCGGTAACGGCCATGACCGGCCAGCAGGCGCACCCCGGCAGTCCGAAAAAGGTGAACCCGTACGAGAAGAGGCTCGACATAGAGGCCGTTCTGAGGGGGCTCGGCGTAGAGAAGATAGTCGTTGTCAACTCCTTCCAGGCGAGGAAGAACATCGGCAAGTTCCGGGAGGCCCTCAAGTACGACGGCTTTTCCGTGATAATATCCCGCGGGGAGTGTGCGCTCTACCACTTCCGCGAATACCGCCGTGCCGGAGGGAAGATAGTTCCCTACTTCGTGGACAAAGATGCCTGTGAGAGGGCCTACAACTGCATCCGCGACTTCGGCTGCCCCGCGATAGTCATAGACGAGAATGATAAGAAGGCCAAGATACTCGCGGAGGTCTGCGTCGGCTGCGGCGTCTGCGCCCAGCTATGTCCGCACAACGCAATCCACTCGACGGCCGTTCTCTACGGCGGCGAGGACAAGCCGTACGTGACGGTTGAAGACTACCGCGAGCTGGAAAAGCTCATCGGGAGGGGAGGAGAATGA
- a CDS encoding DUF2892 domain-containing protein, translating to MEKNEGTPDRVLRIVIGIALLGVWAGMNVPYETVLLIVGLVALVTGLTGFCAIYKLLGISTCKEC from the coding sequence ATGGAGAAGAACGAGGGAACCCCCGACAGGGTTTTGAGGATAGTTATAGGAATAGCACTGCTCGGAGTCTGGGCGGGTATGAACGTGCCCTACGAGACGGTGCTTTTGATAGTCGGGCTGGTCGCACTGGTGACGGGACTGACGGGGTTCTGTGCAATTTATAAACTCCTCGGCATAAGTACCTGCAAAGAATGCTGA
- a CDS encoding Lrp/AsnC family transcriptional regulator: protein MDERDLLIYRLLRKNGRMKVSEIARELGISHPSARERLEKLERRGDIKVKALLNIRKRGFVSAVVNLKVRSMDEAEKLADVFAKCPRTVFVATTTGKYNLNLALIAESYPALEATIENTIRPMESVKEMDVSLGSSPAYPEFVDFKLEPTRKVAPCGKVCTECYIYGKKCMGCPATVYFMGLDGRRE, encoded by the coding sequence ATGGACGAACGCGACCTGCTGATATACCGTCTGCTGAGGAAGAACGGCAGAATGAAGGTGTCGGAGATAGCGAGGGAGCTGGGGATAAGCCACCCCTCCGCGAGGGAGAGGCTTGAAAAGCTTGAGAGACGGGGAGATATAAAGGTTAAAGCCCTGCTGAACATCAGGAAGAGGGGTTTTGTCTCCGCGGTGGTGAACCTCAAGGTTCGGAGCATGGACGAGGCTGAAAAGCTGGCGGACGTTTTTGCCAAGTGTCCGAGAACGGTCTTCGTCGCCACGACGACCGGTAAGTACAACCTCAACCTGGCGCTCATAGCAGAGAGCTACCCCGCCCTTGAGGCGACAATAGAGAACACCATACGGCCGATGGAGTCGGTTAAGGAGATGGACGTTTCCCTGGGCTCATCTCCAGCCTATCCCGAGTTTGTGGATTTCAAGCTGGAGCCGACGAGAAAGGTTGCCCCCTGCGGAAAGGTCTGCACGGAGTGCTACATTTACGGAAAGAAATGTATGGGCTGTCCGGCGACGGTTTACTTCATGGGGCTTGACGGGAGAAGGGAATAG
- a CDS encoding DUF302 domain-containing protein, translating to MEAGFYYVRRFEEDLDFVWERFKKRLEEAGFLLIGERIPVAITETEEGIIADYHLLFICHSELVEELVKIDPNIGALLPCTGFGYRTEDGNYLGVTLPSVAWKIAGERVVELMRPMEEQVKEIIDSL from the coding sequence GTGGAGGCCGGGTTCTACTACGTCAGGCGCTTTGAGGAAGATCTGGACTTCGTATGGGAGCGCTTTAAGAAGAGACTTGAGGAGGCGGGCTTTCTGCTCATCGGTGAGCGCATTCCGGTAGCTATAACCGAGACTGAGGAGGGAATAATAGCGGACTACCACCTTCTCTTCATCTGCCACAGCGAGCTCGTTGAGGAGCTGGTCAAGATAGACCCCAACATCGGGGCACTGCTTCCGTGCACCGGCTTCGGCTACCGCACGGAGGACGGAAACTACCTCGGCGTTACTCTGCCGAGCGTTGCATGGAAGATCGCCGGCGAGAGGGTCGTCGAGCTGATGCGCCCGATGGAGGAGCAGGTGAAGGAGATCATTGATTCGTTATAG
- a CDS encoding peroxiredoxin, whose translation MVKVGEIVPDFEADAYLPEKDDIGKVKLSDYRGKWVVLAFYPADFTFVCPTELEELADYYEEFKKEGAEILSVSTDTAYVHKAWHDTSPAIKKIKYPMLADPAGKICRLFGTYIEDEGVSWRATFIIDPDGKVVHMEMHDLSIGRSAKEILRRLKASKYVREHPGQVCPASWEPGKEALEVSLDLVGKI comes from the coding sequence ATGGTGAAGGTTGGAGAAATCGTTCCGGACTTCGAGGCCGATGCGTACCTTCCGGAGAAGGACGACATCGGAAAGGTCAAGCTTTCGGACTACAGGGGCAAGTGGGTTGTTCTTGCCTTTTACCCGGCTGATTTCACCTTCGTCTGCCCGACGGAGCTTGAAGAGCTGGCCGACTATTACGAGGAGTTCAAGAAAGAGGGGGCTGAAATCCTCAGCGTTTCCACGGACACGGCTTACGTCCACAAGGCCTGGCACGACACTTCCCCCGCGATAAAGAAGATAAAGTACCCGATGCTCGCCGACCCGGCGGGGAAGATATGCCGCCTTTTTGGCACCTACATCGAGGACGAGGGCGTTTCATGGAGGGCGACCTTCATAATAGACCCCGACGGAAAGGTCGTCCACATGGAGATGCACGACCTCAGCATAGGAAGGAGCGCGAAGGAGATCCTCAGGAGGCTCAAGGCTTCCAAGTACGTCCGCGAGCACCCCGGTCAGGTCTGCCCGGCCAGCTGGGAGCCAGGTAAGGAGGCCCTTGAGGTTAGCCTCGACCTGGTAGGAAAGATATGA
- a CDS encoding NADPH-dependent FMN reductase — MKIKIILGTAREGRRSERVARYLVKKAGALDWEAELIDVRDYLLAYTHRWKVTPEMERYRDKILEADALVIVAPEYNGSYPGELKILLDTIYDEYEGLPLGIVTVSSVTGGVRLLMELRTAAVNYRMLPVGQVLFYNVDDLFEGEELKDEKYKERVERLFRTLEKYAKALKPIREEVREKLREKTEGV, encoded by the coding sequence ATGAAGATCAAGATAATTCTCGGAACGGCAAGGGAAGGCAGAAGGAGCGAGAGGGTCGCGAGATACCTCGTGAAGAAGGCCGGGGCACTCGACTGGGAAGCCGAGCTTATAGACGTGAGGGACTACCTCCTAGCCTACACCCACCGCTGGAAGGTGACGCCCGAGATGGAGAGGTACCGGGACAAAATCCTTGAGGCTGACGCCCTCGTCATAGTCGCCCCCGAGTACAACGGGAGCTATCCTGGGGAGCTGAAGATCCTCCTCGATACCATCTACGACGAGTACGAGGGGCTGCCCCTCGGCATCGTCACAGTCTCCAGTGTTACGGGGGGAGTAAGGCTCCTCATGGAGCTCAGAACGGCCGCGGTGAACTACCGCATGCTACCGGTCGGGCAGGTTCTCTTCTACAACGTTGACGACCTGTTCGAGGGTGAAGAGCTGAAGGACGAGAAGTACAAAGAACGGGTTGAACGGCTTTTCAGAACCCTTGAGAAGTACGCTAAGGCTCTAAAGCCGATAAGGGAGGAGGTAAGGGAGAAGCTGAGGGAGAAGACCGAGGGAGTCTAG